The genomic interval TCTTATTACTCTACACCTGCATCCCATCCTTTTGCTGCTTGTCTCAGTTGCACAGCATCAGACTGAGCAGTACAAAGGAATAGCAGCACAAGCCAAGGAAGGCTTGTTTAATGTTTCTAGGTATACCCGAGGCAGAAATGTCTGGGGGAGGGCTTGTCTGGCCCAAGTAACACCAGATAATGTGTAAGGAAAGTAAATGTATGCCAAAAGCTTATCAGTAAAATTGATTTTATATAGCCTCTTGAAGGAATACAATAACATTTGTTAACATCTCAGCCTGATTAAGCTGTGTTTTTTATTACAGTCTtcctgtgaatatatatatatacacttttaaaGCATTCAGAAGATGAAGTTCTGCTGTATCCTTGGTCGCATCACTAATCGTAAGAGGAGAGCACAAGTGAGGGGGAGATACACAACTCACAATATTTCTACCGCACCAGGGCTCTGCAGTGACTCCTAACAGGGTCAGGCTTGGGTAACTGCTTCATCGAGGTGGCTTTGAAGGCTACATCCTTTATATCACATTTCAAAACTTTGCTCCAACAGATGGAGAAACTAGAGCGGTTTGCCTCCTTCTAAGAACGATGAACTGCCCCCCAACGTCCGTCTGGagccaggaggagaaaaaaagcctggaaggcgggaaagaaagaaaaaaaaaaccgaaCTGTACAAGATTTTGCTCCCATCACTTGGAATTTGGTGGATTTCTAAGAAGCTAAAGCCTGGATCCTGGAGCAAAGTTTATCTGGTAAGTTGACTTGAAGTAGTGCTATCTACATcctatataaacacacatacgAGAGTACAATCAtcttacaaataaataataactgcatttgttttgtttgcatcCTAGCAGCTATCAATCTAACCTCTCTGCCCACTGCCATGGAACAAACCTTACAACAGAAAAGATCACCCGGCTATAAATGTTTTAACCTGGCTTATAAATGACATAAGAAGCGGCATCTCTCTAGCACTCTGTGGCACGTACGCAATCATTACCAAGTTGTACAGGACAGTGTGAAACATTTAAAGCTGCTCAGTGAGGATGCCCGAAGGTGCAGAAAACCTCCCGCCTTTGAATAACGCAAAGGGTGCAGAAAGCGTATTCATtccttgcttttgctgctgctgcactgcagctgGCCTCCCTGCGGAGGGCAGGTGCAAATCTGGGTGCCCCGGGCGGTGACGGCCCCTGCGGGCACCGGCAGCTCATCCTCGTCGTAGCAGATGCACTGGGGGCAGCCGTCGGCCACGGGGCTGCCTACGGCGGCGCAGGCGGCTGGCAcgggggggcagcgggaggcGCAGGTGATGTTGCCACCGGGGCCGCAGGTGCAGAGCCGCCTGGCGAAGTCGATGTAGAAGGACTCGCCCGCGGGCACCTGGCCGCCAGCGAAGCCCTGCATGTCGCAGTCACTCTGCAGgtagctggggcaggggcaggcgggTCCCAGGGGCttcgccgccccgccgcgcagcagcagcagacagccGAGCCACAGGCACAGCACCTCGGCGAGATCCATGCTcctgcggggagaagggaggaaacgGGTTGCGGGAAAAACAGTGCCACCGTCCCCAGTCACCGCCTGGGAGGGCTTTTTTGGCAGGCACGTGAGCACACCTCTCCCCAGCCTGTGTATTAGCCATAAAATTGCTCATCTACTGGGGCAGCTCACTGCAACTAGCTGCTTAACTTTAAATTACAAGTCTCAACCAGAGAGCCCAAAGCCTCATCCCGCTGTGTCCTCCGGTGTCTGCAAGGAGAGCAGGGGGTCCCCCGCCACGGTCTCCCCAGCATCTGAGCACCCACTGCAGGGGCCCTGCCCACCGGGAGGCATCGCAGTCATGAGTGCGTCAGTACTGCACAGGTCGGGCGCTCGGACCGCTGTACCCTGGGTGCTGGGATAATGAAGCGCCACCTGACACAGCCTTGGCACGGATCACCCGGCCAGGGAAGGGCACTTCTTTACCCCTGTGTTGACCCTAATGATTTAAGTTTCAGTGACTAATTCTCCCTGAGAGGCCTTCGGGCTTGGGAATGCCACAAGATAAAAGCAGCACGGTTTCCTCTGGGAGCCTGTTCCACAGCCACTAGTGCAATTTGGACCTTATTTCTCCTTTGAATATGTCTGGCTTTCCACTCCCAGCCACTCTTGCCATGCCATTAGCCACCCAGTGGTTTTCTGCTCATCTTTTCTAACCAGCCCGCTCCCCCACGAGGAGCCAGGCAGGTCACCTAGTCCTGATTTCACTTTGTGAAGCCTTCACTTCATAAGGAAGATATTTCAGATCTCAGGCACGCCTGCACGACACTCTtctttgccttctccagtttttcagCCAACCGTTTttcagccagggctgcagggtgCCGGTGCTCCTCTCACCGGAGCCAGGCACAGAAACGAACCACCTCTCCATGCCTGCTCACGCCAGCTGGGTTTAGACTTTCTAGGATGGCACGAATCACCTGGCCAGCTCATGCTggtttccttttctatttcaacCCccagaattgccttttttttttggaaagccagCGTTTCAACACACTGCATTTCTGCAAGCGTAGCCTGCACTTACAGATCCTTTCCCTGAGGTGACTCATCTTACATCTTGCTGTATCACATATGTTCATTTTCCTGGTGCGCTGAATCCTTCCAATCTGGACCACTTGTCTGATTGCCCCAATGCCACCTTTGATTACAATTACATCATTACTTTCATGCTGTGCAGTAGATATCCTCAATTTTCTACCTTTGGAAACGTGCAACTACTTGCAATTGctcttaacattttcaaaaaaatatttacaagttgCATGATTGCATGGAAAAAGCCTGAAGGCACGAACTCCGTGTGTCCTTAATTTgcaagcgagagagagagagcacacaaAGTAATACTCTTTAAAGCCttcctgtttttaaagcaaactgacgCTTAAGTTACTTACCGCTCTGCTTCTTCCTCGTTATTAGAGACTGCTCTGCCACTTGCCGTTTCATTCGCACGTTTTAATCTACCGCTGCTATTTTACCACTGTTTCCAGCTGCCCCGTGGCTGTGCTGACAGCACCGAGCCCCGacctgctccctgcagctacCCCGCCGCGAGACTTGCCTGCAGGATTTCCCTTTCACCACCGCGCGCGGAGATCCCTTGGCCGTTGCCCGGGTCTGCAGCCCGCTTCGGGCTTTACCCAGAGCACGTGAAAACGCCAGAAGACGCGTTTGGCCCGCAGGAAGCTCCCCAACCCCTCCACGCTTATGATTTCGCCCGGCAATAGGCTCAGCAGAGCCTGTTCTCGGTAACGGCCCAGGCGCCGAAGGAAATCGTCGGCCGGCAGCTACGGAGGCGGCCGCCTCTTGCTCGGGCCAAGCCCGTTTTTCCTCGGCTCCAGAAAGGCGGACTCTGGCCCCCCATGACCCGCTCCCGTTTCGCCTTCCTCACGCGCTGGCGGGGCAGCGCCAGGCCGCCATGCCGCGCCACCGGGCCCGTTACCTGGCGGGTGGCGGTGCGGGGGCCGCGGGCTCGGGACCGGAGCGACGTCCGCCGTCGTCCCCCGGCAGCCCGGCCTTGGCCTCTATTTATACGCCGCCCGGGCCGTGGCCGCGGGGTGAAATGCGGGCGGCCGAGGGGAGAGGGCGGAGGcggtgggggcggagggggggaagCCGTCGTGGCGCAAAAGgtggctgggccgggccgggaaGATGTTTATCTGGCCGGTGGTGTCAGTTTATTCCCTCTGGCTTCAGACACAGCCAGGATGTCTCCGCCGGCTGCAGGGCCACcatcctgcgggggggggggggggtggtttggggttgggggggggatggCGGGATTTGAAAGGGCTGAAGCCAGGGGATGAAGAGCTGGGGCGTCTCCCTCCGGCCCCCGGGGGAAGCGAGACGGGGTTGTGGCAGGCCTCAGCCGCGGCTACGTCCTCAGCCCCGAGACCGGCCCTGCCAggcctcccccccatccccgtgAAGCTCCTTCAGCCTGTAACCTCCCCCCTGTTCGCTCTGCAGCGCCCCAGACTTTGCTCAAACGAGCCGCCCCGAGCACGGcgggctccttcccccccccgtgCGAGCAGAGGCGCCCGGGGGTCGGTGCCGTCGCCCAAGGCCGGGTGCAGGCAGCCGCTGGGGCGACGGTCGCGTTGGCCTCAGCGTTTGGTGGCCACCTCCTTGCCGGCTTTCCCTCTCCTCCGGCCCGTTTGATTGCCGTCGGGGTTGGGGGACGGACACCTGGGCTCCGGCGCAGGCGGACGGGGGGCCCTGCCACCGCCTGGCAGGCGCCCTGGGGACACCggccggggggcactggggacccCGCAGCGCCTCTGGACCCCACCCGGGTGCAGCAATCCTGAAACGGCCGGCGCTTACGCGTAACTTTTTGGTTCCCCCGCTGCCAGTTGCCATACTTGCCATCTGCGCCACTGCAAAATCAGGGTTAACACTCGGCAATTATTTCGCCCTGGGCTGAAGCGCAGCTGCCTGTAACGTAGGCTGTTTACAGCTGTCAGTCACTGCGCAGCAGCACCGCTGTTTGTTAAAAAGAGCACTGTTGCTTGGACAAAGCCGTGGGGAAGGTGGATACTGCAAAAAGTCTGAGGGCGGCAGAAACCTAGGCTGCGGTTATGTGCTATTAGTCCGTCGTCTGGATTTTCTTCTGGTCATTTTTTTGTTAAAGCCTTCTTATTTCACATATCCGGGCTAATGCTCAGCCCCCCAAACTGTACTCTCGGCCCGTGCAGAGGCAGCAccctgctctcgggtgagctggGAGTGCAGAGAGCAAAAAGCAGGATGGAAATCCCTTTGAGACAGTGATGGGGAATCGCCAGCTCGGCTCTATTTCCAACCTTACCTCAAAGGGAGAAACTTTCCTCCATAAATAAACGTCGAGTCCTCTCCCTCTGTCAAATATTGTATTCGTTTTTGTTCAAACCTCCAGGAACACCATATTTTATAAAATCATAGGCAATGTCTGGGGGTGGCAGCAGTCTCCAGGCGCAGGCAGGCAGCCCCCTCCAAGGTGTCTCTAGAGGAGCCCAAGGAGGTGTCACACGCCTGACCTCAAACCTCGGGAACTGCCTTTGGGAGGGGAGCTGTCCCATCAGAGCACTTGCTTAGCACATGGGCGATCTGGGGGTTGGGTCCTCCACAGTTTTGGAGGGGAGGGTCTGGACCCCCAACGAAGAGGAGCTCTGCAAAGAGAGACGCCCCCCCGGCTATCAGATGGACTTAAGCCTCCGCtcctctggcagccaggcccGTGACGTAGAAGTACACTTACTCATGTGTATTTGAAATATATAAGTGGGCTAATATCCTTCAGTCTGCAATACAGctgctaaaataaatacaatataataatataatatatgaGTATTTACTTTTCTAGACAAATATGGTTATTATTATTCAGGCAAAAACTTGCAGAAGATCTGATATAGTTTATGTAACTCAGGaaacaaaaggcagcagagacGCTGTTCCTAAATATAAATAGTTTAGTATTctataatttaataaaaatcttgTACAAACTAGATTAGACTGAAAATATGGACTAGCTGTTTAGCCACAAGCCAGAATTGGAATTGGTCGTTCTCTCCTTGGAGCACTTCCCGAGACTTATGCAAAGACTGCAAAGCTCTTAGCATGTTCTGAAAGTGACTCCCCCAAACTGGGTTTCAGAGGCGATTCAGTTTGTTCCCACGTCATTAGTTTCACATTTGATTTCATTTATGATTTTGCAGCCATGGCAAATAGCTCTTCTGACCTTCATTATCAACTCTTAGAACATAATACTCTGACAGCAAAAACAAGATCaacctctccttccccttccctccctcaatAATGAGATCTCATGGTGAATATTCATGAGATGAGTATTACAGGAAATTGCGATATAGCTATAGCCCCCTCCATCTCTTCCCTTGCCCTCCAAACAGGAGCCTGAGTTGAAAAGGAGGCTCTCCAGCAAGAGCAGGGTGATTCCCCGGGGAGCATGGGCAGGGGGAGAGCGGTGCCTGCAGGTTGAGCTCCCGGTTTTCCCTCCCTGTGAGGGGTGGAGAGGGGCAAGCAGGTCCGCGGAGACGTGTTTTGCCCCCGCCACATGTCCCGAGCCTGCCTGTGGGTCTCAAGAGTCCCCAAGTTTCTCCCACCACGGAGGCAGGCTCCAGTCCCAGTGAAACCAATGTTCCTCACAGCAGCCGGTAACAGCAGCGCCATATAGCTAGCTACTGGTAACAAACGCAACAAAACCCACTTCTGATAAAATCTGATCAATAAGAACGATTCCCTTCATATTTCTACCCACCCTACGTTACTGCTCCAGTCGTGGGTAGCTCTGTGTATCCACATATTGCTATTAAACATAATTTCTTTAGTCAACTTCTCTTTAGTGTTAGTCTGGATGGCATTTAGTGGACAAATGGCTATTACATCACAATTTTAACCTAGTCATTCTGAGAAAGGATCAGCTGGGTTAGACCATAAAAATATCTTCAGTCGCTTGTTTCAGGTTCAGGAGGAGCAAATGACCCTGCTGGAGAAACGGAGTTCTGTGCAGCGAAGCggtatttctgcttcttttcactTCTGCTGACAAAGGTGAGGAGGTCCATGGCCGTGACCACACCAAACACCATCTGCTTCATGAAGGAACTGCCATTTCCACTGACTGTAAGCACAGAAAACTCCagtttagtgaaaaaaaaaaaagggggggggagggggcgacCCACAGCCGTCTCGGGGCTGATATTCACTTCCTAAGAGAAAACCTCAACTGGGACAAAAGGTGTCTCTGGTATAACTCAACAAAGATGACTAATGCGTCCTGAGTCACATTACTGGAATCACATCAGGGATGTATTTAGCTGCAAATAATGCATTCTTTACCAGAGCAGGAACCTTAATTTCCCAGCTGCTTTTACCCAGCTTCTGTTTCAGCTCTGCTGCTATCACCACAAAGCTTTTCAGGCCAAAATAATCAGACTTTTTAAGAACAGCAATGAGACACTTTCTACTCTGTTCTCATAATGTCCTGCACCAGCCCTAACAAAATAACATAGCAAAAATTGCTTTAACAATTTGATTAATGCCttattgaattaaaataaaattagccaCTAGagtcaaaacaggagaaaaaaatgcaagctgtGAAGGTGTAGgaagaaagtaataaataaaGGACCAACTGTGCCTGCATTAAAACAGCAGctctagaaaagaaaatgttgtttaaaaagcagagcaggagTCACTGAGTACAGCTGGCTGATATTTTTTGGTGGATATCATTTAATTTATACCATAATGTGAcacaaaatagatttttgttaTCTTAtgacaaaatatctgaaaaagaaaattctgcctACAATTCtacctggatttttttgtttgttttttgatgaaAGAATTGAATATATGCCTCAAAGGACCTTCTGAACTGGTCTTGCTTGCAACATATTGTGGGAATATGGCTGGATTGCCCAGCCTGCTTTAGAGCTGGTGAGGGTTCCAGGGAGAACAGGCCACCACGATGGAAACAGAGGGGACAGGATGTCTGTGAACGGTGGGCTTTGGAGACCCTGAGTTCAGCAGGCAGGTCTGGTTCTCAGACCTGAAGTCCTTTGCTGGCAGTCAAGGAGGCGCAATGTTGCATTTGATGCTCTGCAGGAATGCTTTGCATGTTCAGTGTACAATCCCATA from Struthio camelus isolate bStrCam1 chromosome 1, bStrCam1.hap1, whole genome shotgun sequence carries:
- the LOC138061753 gene encoding fibulin-2-like, producing MDLAEVLCLWLGCLLLLRGGAAKPLGPACPCPSYLQSDCDMQGFAGGQVPAGESFYIDFARRLCTCGPGGNITCASRCPPVPAACAAVGSPVADGCPQCICYDEDELPVPAGAVTARGTQICTCPPQGGQLQCSSSKSKE